GCGTTCGCAGGCTCGGACGTCTTCCGCGCCTCGCCGTTGTCTGTCGGCGAGAAATTTCCATACTCGTCGTGGGACGGCGTCGCCGCCGCTATGGGCGCGGCCTGCGCCGGGCGCGGCATAGAGCCGCCTGCATCCGTGCGCGCGATGCTCTCCTCAGTATTCTACGGCTTTATGGACGGGCAGAATCCCGTGAGCGCCGCCTTCTCGCCGGAAAAGACGCCGCTTTCGGTCGGGCGCGCCCTCGCCGCCCTCGCGCAGGAGCTTTGCGCCGGCGGGCGGCCTGTGTTCATATTCGAGGACCTTCACTGGTTCGACGACAGGTCGCTCTCGACGCTGCGCGTGTTTCTCTCGGAGCTTCGAATCCCAGCGGTGATATTCATGACCGCGCGCCCCGAGAGCGCCGCGCCCGCCGCGCGCATGATATACAACATAAAGCCGCAGGCGCGCGTCAGGACGCTCGAGCTGGCGCTCGCGCCCTTCGGCGAAAAAGAGATCATGAGCTACTGCCGCTCGTTCCTGCCCGAAGAGGTCATAAGCTGCCGCGGCGAGGAATACTTCATCCGCGAGAGCGAGGGGATGCCGCTGCTGCTCGCCGAGATGATGCGCATACTTATGGAGAACGAGAACGCCGACTGCCGCGACGGACTCAAGGGGCTCATAATGAGCCGCCTCGAGGGAATGTCCGAGGCGGAGCGGTCGCTCGTACTCGCGCTGTCGGCCTTCGGCGGCGGCGCTCAGCCCGAGGAGCTCGCGGCTGCGCTCTCCGAAAGCCTCGAAAGCACGGAAAAGACGCTCGACGCGCTCCTGCAGAAAAAAATGATACGCGAGGTAAACGACGGCGGGCGCGCCTCGATAGACTTCCTCCACGCGAACGTGCGCGACTGCCTCTACGACTCGATGCCGGCCTTCCGCAGGCGGCAGCTCCACGCGAAGATCGCCGGAGTGCTCGCCTCGCGCTGGTCGCCGCACGTCTGGAACCCCGCGCTCAGCGCGAAGCTGCGCCACCACTACACGATGGCGGGCATGAAGATACAGGTGCTCCGGCAGAACATCTCGGAGATGCTCTTCCACATAAACCTGAACCACATACTCTTCCCGATGATGGAAGACGCTGTGCTGCTCCAGTGCTCCGTGCCGTTCAGCAGCCGCGAGGAGACGGAGGAGAAGCTCGAGGAGATACGCGCGACTCTCGGCGTTCTGCGCGGTTCGTGCCCCGAGGACGAAAAAGAGCTGACGGCGCTCGAAGCGTCCTATTTCGAGCTCTACGGCGGCTACCTCATAAACTGGGGAGAATACGGCAAGGGCATGACCCTCCTGTCCGGCGCGCTGAAGGTCTCCTCCGAGAACGGACTCGATGAGACCTACATACACGCTATGGAAGACATCGCGCATTACTACCTGCAGACCGACGAGGGCGAAAAGCTCAAGGAGACCGGCGAAGCTATACTCGCGCTCTCGCGCCGCATGGGCAAGGAAAACCACGCGGGGCTCGCGCTGCGCTTCCTCGGCATGGCGAAGCAGATAGAGGGCGACTTCGACGGCGCGGAGCGGATATTCATGGAGTCAGTCAAGGTCTTTGAAGACCTCGCCCTCACGGGACGCCACTACACGCTCAACATGCTCGCGCCGAAATGCTACATCGGCGAGATGCGCCAGAGGCGCGGCGAAGCCGCCGAGGCGCTGCGGCGGTTCGAGGAATGCGTCGGAATATGCGAGGAACGCGGCCTCTTCTGGGGACGAAGCCACTTCCACGCCCACGCCGCAGACGCCGCGTTCGACATGGGCGACCGCGCGCTCTTCGAGGCCCACGTGCGCAAGGGCGCGAAGCTCTTCGAAAGCTCGAAGGGCGGACACTGTACATCGCTGCTCTACAGCCTCAAAGCGATATGCGACGCGGACGCCGGCGACGCTGAGGCGGCGCTCGACTCGCTAAAAAAAGCCGATTTTCTCTCGGCGATAGGCAAAAAAAGCTGGCACGCCGCGCAGTACATGGCGAAGGCGTGGGTCTCAGCCGCAGTCGCGGATGGCCGCCTGCCGGCGGAGCCCTTCTCCGCCGTCATAGACAAAGCCGCGGGCGATTACGCGAAAGAAGCCGCACGCGCCTATGAAGAAATAGGCGCCTTCGGACGAAGCCGCTTCATCGAAAAAAAATTCCTAAAAGAGTAAAAGGCCGGCGGACCGGGATGGCTCCGCCGCCCCTCAGATTTTCTTTGCAATATCCATGTCTAAGGGCTAAAATAATCGGTACGGACATAAATACAAAAAACATCAGGAGGAGATTCCAATGGATGTAAAGAGTAAAGCCTACCAGGAACTTCTGAAAAAACGCCCGCTCAACGTACAGGCGCGCTTCGCGAACGACGAAATGGGACTCGTCAGCGGACGCGACATCGCGGCGGCGGCGAAGAAGTGCGACTCCATCGTGCTCGCGGCCAACGCGCGTCATCCGCTCGTCGTAAAGGGCGTGCTCCGCGCGGCGAAGAAGAAAAACGCGGCCGTCCTCATCGAGCTCGCGAAATCGGAATCGACCTACTGCGGCTCCACATACGACAACCTCGCCGACTACGCGCTGAAATACTCGGCGGAGCTGGGGCACGGCGCAGTCTTCGGACTCCACGTCGACCACTACGCGATAAAGAGCGAAGCCGACGTCCTCAAAGGCGTGGGACACCTCACGAAGATACTCAACAGCGGATTCACCTCCGTCGCCATCGACGCCTCGCACCTCGACGACTACGACAACTTCGCGGCAACCCGCGCGCTCGCCGGATGGCTGCCGCCGGAACTCGGCCTCGAAGTCGAAGTCGGAGAGATAAAGGGCCCGGGCGAGCTCTCGACCGTCGAAGAAGCCACCTACTATATCGGCGGCCTCAACGCGTGGCAGATATTCCCGGACTACCTCGCCATCTCCAACGGAAGCCTCCACGGCACATACGACCCGACGGCAGGACAGATGGAGGGCATCGACCTCAAGCGCACAAAAGAAATAGCCGACGCGATAGCCCCCTACGGCGTCGCGATAGCGCAGCACGGCATCTCCGGCACGCCGCTCGACAAGGTCTCGACTTTCCGCAAGTACGGCATACGCAAGGGCAACGTCGCGACGCTCTTCCAGAACGTCTACTTCGGCATCAAGATGGATCCGGACACCGGCAACGCTATAACGGAAGGCGGCACCTACACTAAGGAAGCCGACCGCGGCATCTCCGTCGGGCTCTGGGAGAAGATAGTCGCCGCCGCCGACGAAAAAGGCATGAGCCGCAAGAGCGGGGACTACAAAAAACTTAACCTGCCATTCTGCGACATGATCCTCGCAGAGCCGCAGCCGATAATCGACAGGATCGTCGACGAGATGGAGTGGTGGGCGGAGCGCTTCATCACGGCCTTCGGGGCCGAAGGCACGGCGGACGCCGTAGCCGAGATAATGTCCGAGCGCCCCGACCAGAACGCCGCGCCGGACCGCAAAGTCCTCTGCGAGCGCAAAGATTTCAGAAAAGACAACGCACCCGGCAAAGGCGGCAACGACGGCAAAAACTACGACGACTAAGTAAAAACAGAGAAAATACAGCAAACACGCAAAAGCCCCGGGCCGTAAGGTCCGGGGCTTCCTTTGTGCGGCGCGGCATCAAGCCGAAGCGTTTTTGAACAATTTCGGGTAATCTGCTGCTCCGTGCGCGATGTGGTAAATCACAACTGCTTCGCCAATCAGTCGGTAAAAAACCATATACTTGCCGGCGATGACGAAACGGCAGCCGCCGGCACGAAGTTGTTCGTCACGCGTAGGATGTCCCGAAAGCGGATAACGCGCGAGGCGTTCTACGGATTCATATATCCTGTCCGTAATTCCGCGCGCTGACAGCGGGCCGGACAACGCGAGATGAACGCGCGCGGTTTCCTCCAGTTCCGCCTGCGCCGGCGGAAGTATCTCGACGCTATAAATCTTCGCCATAAATCGCTTCGAGCCTGCGGCGCGATTCGTCAACGGAAAGCGTGGGTTGGCCGGATATACGTGACAGTTCTGCGGCGGCGAGTTTCGAACGCAGCTTCAAAATCTCTTCTCTTCGCTCAAAAGCCTCTATACTCATAACGACAAGATCTCCCTCGCCGTTTTTCGTAATATATATCGGTTCGTCTTCCGAGTGAGCCAGATCCGAAATGGACGTGTAATCGTTACGCAGCGCAGTCGAAGGTTTTATAATCATTAGAAATTCACCGCCTTTGATATTATTAGCAGTATTCTGACATAATTATATCACTAAAAGCGTGCGTCGTTTACGACAAAAACCTCTTCGACAGCGGCACGACGAACCTGTTCGCGGCCTTCACAGTCAGTCCGACGCAGAGCGCGGCGGCGAGCGTCCCCTCTCGGACGCCCTCGGCGTGCCCCATCACCGAAAACGACAGTACGAGCGCCGTCGTCACGAGCGTCGCGTCGAAGATTATCTTCATGCGGGGAAAGCTGACGTGCAGCACGCGGCAGACGGCGACGACTACGCCCTCTCCGGCGAGAGGCACAGCTCCCGACGCCACGGCGAAGGCCACGCCCGTGCCGACGAGCAGTATCCCGGCCGCGACGAGCAGCCAGAGCTGCCAGTAGGCAGAGCAGTCCACCCAGCCGAGCGCCCACATGCCCGCGTCGATCATGTAGCCGAACATTATCCCTATGGGGAGCTGCGCGAGCTGCACAGGCTCGAAGCGTTTCCGCAGAAGCGCGATCTGTATCACGATAAAGACGCAGTGCATCGCTATCGTCGCCTGTCCCAGCGTGAGAGGCGAGAAAAGGCTTACGACGTAAGGCAGGCTGGATATCGGGGACGTGCCGAGCTTCGCCTTGACCGAAAAGCCGATGCCGAGCGCCATAAGCGCGAGGCCGAAGCACAGCAGTATATAGCGTTTAAGCAAAATCGCGGCGTTCCGGCAGGTCATCTTCTCTCGCCCTCCGCGGAGGACACGGCGTCGCGCACCGACGCCAGCATCTCTTTCAGCCTTTCTTCCGCGCCGTCAGGCAGCCGCGACGCGGCGCGGCGGTCAAGCCCGCGCGCCGCATCGTCCATCCTGCGGGCCGCCTCAGCCCCCGCGGCTGTGAGCGACACGTAGAGCGAGCGCCTGTTGCCCTCTTTGCGGCGCCGCGCGATAAGCCCCGCCTCCTCCATGCGAAGCAGGATGCCGCCCGCCGTCGCCTGTTCTATCTCGCAGTCGGCGGCGAGGGTCTTCTGATCGCTCTCTCCGTTTTTCATAAGAAATTCCAAAATTTTCGGCTGTCCCGGCGTGAGGCCGAGCTTAGCCCCTTCGGCGAGCATCGCGCGCCTCATAGCGCCGTGCGCCTTCATCAAAAGATAATGCAGCGATTCCATGAAAACCTCCAAACACTAAGCATACTTAATATAACGATGCTTAATTATATGCGCGGCGACCGCGATGTCAAGATTCGCCGCGGACGCGCCGCGGGCAAAAGACGCGCGCACTTTGCTATAATAGCCGTGTAGTTCCGCCGGTATCGGACATTTTCGGCGCGTTCGCGCGCGAAAGGAGATGGCGCAGATGAGCCGCGCATTCATAAAAGAGGACGACGGCGAACGCGGAAACGCCGTCGCAGACATCCAGTTCCGCGAGGCTAAGGTCGAGTGGCTGCGCATACAGCAGAAGAAGCTCGACACTCTGCTCAACGACCCGAAATCGAAGAAGATAAAGCCGGAGACGCTGGAGCGATGGATAAAGGAGACCGAGGCCGACATCGAAAAGACGAAGCGCGAGCTCGGCTACGAGGAATGAACCGGGAGGCCGCGGCTCGTTCCGCGGCCTTTACGTTTCCTTTCTGTAAAACTATACAACAACTCCTTGCATTCCAACCGTAAAACCATTACACTAACGGCGTTTATGTCGTTACACGGAAGGGACGTGAGACGAAAATTGAAAAAAAACACTGGTGTCTGGTGTGACAGACACGGAGCGAAACTCCACACCACGCTCGAGCCGCGCCGCACGCATACGGCGGGGCGTTTCATTCCCGCATATACGGCGGCGCTTCCCGCCCACATCATATGCGGCGAATGCCTTCGGATATGACCTCCCTGCGGAATTTTTTCAAAAACGAAAAAATCTCAAGGGGGTAAATATATGAACACCGTCAACAAACCGCTAATCGTTATAGAACACCTCTGCAAAAGCTACGAGGACGGCGTCGTCCTCAAGGACGTCAGCTTCACCATACGCGAGGGCGACCTCGCCACAGTCATAGGGCCTTCCGGCTGCGGCAAGTCCACCTTCCTGCGCTGCATCAACTGCCTCGAGCTCATGGACTCCGGCTCCGTCACGGTCGC
The sequence above is drawn from the Cloacibacillus sp. An23 genome and encodes:
- a CDS encoding MarR family transcriptional regulator, whose amino-acid sequence is MESLHYLLMKAHGAMRRAMLAEGAKLGLTPGQPKILEFLMKNGESDQKTLAADCEIEQATAGGILLRMEEAGLIARRRKEGNRRSLYVSLTAAGAEAARRMDDAARGLDRRAASRLPDGAEERLKEMLASVRDAVSSAEGERR
- a CDS encoding DUF6198 family protein; this encodes MTCRNAAILLKRYILLCFGLALMALGIGFSVKAKLGTSPISSLPYVVSLFSPLTLGQATIAMHCVFIVIQIALLRKRFEPVQLAQLPIGIMFGYMIDAGMWALGWVDCSAYWQLWLLVAAGILLVGTGVAFAVASGAVPLAGEGVVVAVCRVLHVSFPRMKIIFDATLVTTALVLSFSVMGHAEGVREGTLAAALCVGLTVKAANRFVVPLSKRFLS
- a CDS encoding class II fructose-bisphosphate aldolase, which translates into the protein MDVKSKAYQELLKKRPLNVQARFANDEMGLVSGRDIAAAAKKCDSIVLAANARHPLVVKGVLRAAKKKNAAVLIELAKSESTYCGSTYDNLADYALKYSAELGHGAVFGLHVDHYAIKSEADVLKGVGHLTKILNSGFTSVAIDASHLDDYDNFAATRALAGWLPPELGLEVEVGEIKGPGELSTVEEATYYIGGLNAWQIFPDYLAISNGSLHGTYDPTAGQMEGIDLKRTKEIADAIAPYGVAIAQHGISGTPLDKVSTFRKYGIRKGNVATLFQNVYFGIKMDPDTGNAITEGGTYTKEADRGISVGLWEKIVAAADEKGMSRKSGDYKKLNLPFCDMILAEPQPIIDRIVDEMEWWAERFITAFGAEGTADAVAEIMSERPDQNAAPDRKVLCERKDFRKDNAPGKGGNDGKNYDD
- a CDS encoding type II toxin-antitoxin system Phd/YefM family antitoxin; this translates as MIIKPSTALRNDYTSISDLAHSEDEPIYITKNGEGDLVVMSIEAFERREEILKLRSKLAAAELSRISGQPTLSVDESRRRLEAIYGEDL
- a CDS encoding AAA family ATPase; the encoded protein is MSLNLSFFGEPLITKDGEAVSLPFKKAEALLFYLAAEKSAPKEKIAFLLWGDKNEKQAAGSLRNALCLLRRSFPGCVDADKKEIRLAGFTTDAVMIDKLASPSEPLPQEIFREPLSGFDTLDRPEFGEWLGETRAKLRERTAAALRDRITACYDAEDSEKAAEALSALLFFEPYEEESVLELMEIYRDEGVPSKAVSVYNSYRERLRSDLGMEPSERARDFLLTMGRLTDAAKSPGEFFCGREREMRRILALAQSGGEAVDVIFIHGEGGVGKTALVEQAVRTAFAGSDVFRASPLSVGEKFPYSSWDGVAAAMGAACAGRGIEPPASVRAMLSSVFYGFMDGQNPVSAAFSPEKTPLSVGRALAALAQELCAGGRPVFIFEDLHWFDDRSLSTLRVFLSELRIPAVIFMTARPESAAPAARMIYNIKPQARVRTLELALAPFGEKEIMSYCRSFLPEEVISCRGEEYFIRESEGMPLLLAEMMRILMENENADCRDGLKGLIMSRLEGMSEAERSLVLALSAFGGGAQPEELAAALSESLESTEKTLDALLQKKMIREVNDGGRASIDFLHANVRDCLYDSMPAFRRRQLHAKIAGVLASRWSPHVWNPALSAKLRHHYTMAGMKIQVLRQNISEMLFHINLNHILFPMMEDAVLLQCSVPFSSREETEEKLEEIRATLGVLRGSCPEDEKELTALEASYFELYGGYLINWGEYGKGMTLLSGALKVSSENGLDETYIHAMEDIAHYYLQTDEGEKLKETGEAILALSRRMGKENHAGLALRFLGMAKQIEGDFDGAERIFMESVKVFEDLALTGRHYTLNMLAPKCYIGEMRQRRGEAAEALRRFEECVGICEERGLFWGRSHFHAHAADAAFDMGDRALFEAHVRKGAKLFESSKGGHCTSLLYSLKAICDADAGDAEAALDSLKKADFLSAIGKKSWHAAQYMAKAWVSAAVADGRLPAEPFSAVIDKAAGDYAKEAARAYEEIGAFGRSRFIEKKFLKE